The following is a genomic window from Syntrophorhabdus sp..
ACCTCATCAGGGAGAACAAGATCGCCCAGATACCCTCCATGATCCAGACGAGCAAGGGGATCGGCATGCAGACGATGGAAGCGGCCTGCAACGACCTTATCGCCAAGAACCTCGTAACGAGGGATGAGGTTTCTTTCTACCTGAGCACTTCAATGAGGTGATCCATGGACATCATCAATGAGTACCTGAAGTACATGGTCGAAAAGGACGCGTCGGACATCTACTTCACCGTGGGGGTGCCCCCGGCATTCCGCATCGAAGGCGTTGTCTCCGTTTACGGCGACAGGGCGCTCAGCGCGGAGGACACGAAGAACTTCGCCTACGCCATCATGAACGAGCGGCAGCGGGCGAAGTTCGAGGAAGAGATGGAAATGAATCTTGCCATCTTCCAGCCCGAATACGGCAGGTTCAGGGTGAACATCTTCCGGCAGAAGAGCTTTATCGGTATCGTCATACGCCAGATCAAGCTCACTATCAAGACCATCGATGACTGGGGGCTGCCCGCCATCATGAAGGACATATGCATGTCCAAGCGCGGTCTCGTGCTCGTCGTCGGCGCGACGGGAAGCGGCAAGTCGACGACCCTGGCGGCGCTGATCGACTACCGCAATTCCAACCAGCCCGGCCACATCATCACCATCGAGGACCCGGTGGAGTTCGTCCACCAGCACAAGATGAGCGTCGTCACGCAGAGGGAGGTCGGTTTTGACACCTTGAGCTTCTACAACGCCCTCAAGAACACCCTGCGGCAGGCTCCCGACGTCATCCTCATCGGCGAGATCAGGGACGCGGAGACGATGGA
Proteins encoded in this region:
- a CDS encoding PilT/PilU family type 4a pilus ATPase, with product MDIINEYLKYMVEKDASDIYFTVGVPPAFRIEGVVSVYGDRALSAEDTKNFAYAIMNERQRAKFEEEMEMNLAIFQPEYGRFRVNIFRQKSFIGIVIRQIKLTIKTIDDWGLPAIMKDICMSKRGLVLVVGATGSGKSTTLAALIDYRNSNQPGHIITIEDPVEFVHQHKMSVVTQREVGFDTLSFYNALKNTLRQAPDVILIGEIRDAETMEDAITFAETGHLCLATLHANNANQALERILNFFPIERHLQIYMQLSLNIRSIISQRLIPTVEGKRAAAIEILLDSPRVKDLIL